Proteins from one Ananas comosus cultivar F153 linkage group 5, ASM154086v1, whole genome shotgun sequence genomic window:
- the LOC109709811 gene encoding motile sperm domain-containing protein 2 yields the protein MEMALRLSHSLRLPRSSPPPINPTRSSPKLLVTLRCSAEHHGTLVSDDATKLVLEVKEKLAREHPDLPTGKYGRDDEETIAWFLKDRKFSVEDTVSKMSKAIKWREEFGVSRLTEESVRDAYETGKSYVHDFLDVNGRPVLVVVASKHFPSRQDRVEDEKLCVFLVEKALSKLPPGVDHILVIVNLRGLRAENADFMFLKFLVDVFYYYYPKRLGQVLLVDPPFIFQSMWQIVKPLMRSYAFLVRFCDAETVRNEYFTEETVPVDFRN from the exons atggAAATGGCTCTTCGCCTCTCCCACTCTCTTCGTCTCCCTCGCTCCTCCCCACCCCCCATTAATCCCACTCGAAGCTCCCCGAAGCTTCTCGTAACCCTACGATGCTCCGCGGAGCACCACGGCACCCTCGTCTCCGACGACGCTACCAAG CTTGTGTTGGAAGTGAAAGAAAAACTTGCCAGAGAGCATCCAGACCTCCCAACTGGAAAATACGGAAGAGATGATGAAGAAACGATTGCCTGGTTCTTGAAGGATCGGAAGTTTTCCGTGGAAGATACTGTTTCGAAAATGAGCAAAGCCATC AAATGGCGTGAGGAATTTGGTGTCTCGAGACTGACCGAAGAGTCGGTGAGGGACGCGTATGAAACGGGCAAATCTTATGTGCACGACTTTCTAGATGTCAATGGTAGGCCAGTTTTAGTGGTTGTGGCATCGAAGCATTTCCCTTCA AGGCAGGATCGTGTGGAGGACGAAAAACTGTGTGTCTTCTTGGTTGAGAAGGCATTAAGTAAGCTTCCTCCTGGGGTAGATCATATTCTTGTAATTGTCAACCTTCGAGGCTTGCGTGCAGAGAATGCGGATTTCATGTTCTTAAAGTTTTTG GTCGACGTTTTCTACTACTACTACCCTAAGCGGCTTGGCCAAGTACTTCTCGTGGATCCACCTTTCATATTTCAGTCGATGTGGCAGATCGTGAAACCTTTGATGAGATCATATGCTTTCCtg GTGAGATTCTGCGATGCGGAGACGGTGAGAAACGAATACTTCACAGAAGAGACAGTGCCGGTTGATTTCAGAAACTAA
- the LOC109709967 gene encoding protein POOR HOMOLOGOUS SYNAPSIS 1-like isoform X2 codes for MARASAATHARSGAAAAAHWEVEYARFFNFPRRSPSSSAAAALLRPLRKKKLRSGGTWIAAASAASLRLVARRPASVAVLSVSIGDDVIEEHFVSNLHFSWPQVSRDTQCPIRGSRVVLLSYRDSSNEECSRDTMDILLPGSDFVGDDSSASEYNASSRLHYGYNEMSNSGEAVGINEEQEDLSCQPLLANNIETIFSNFPCSFTEQPNSCANDNGKGAEGQLKLTEEADLKSLVEKYSADASFYDMLLKLDKVIDHLGGDLALS; via the exons ATGGCCCGAGCATCGGCGGCTACGCATGCTCGctccggcgcggcggcggcggcgcactgGGAGGTGGAGTACGCGCGCTTCTTCAACTTCCCTCGCCGgagcccctcctcctccgccgccgccgctctacTCCGACcgctgaggaagaagaagctccGATCGGGGGGCACGTggatcgccgccgcctccgccgcctcgctccGCCTCGTCGCGCGCCGACCCGCCTCCGTCGCCGTCCTCTCCGTCTCCATCGGCGACGACGTCATC GAAGAGCACTTTGTGTCGAATCTCCACTTCTCGTGGCCGCAGGTGTCGCGCGACACCCAATGCCCGATCAGAGGGAGCAGAGTGGTGTTGCTCAGCTACAGGGATAGCTCAAACGAG GAGTGCTCGAGGGATACAATGGACATATTACTTCCTGGAAGTGATTTTGTTGGTGATGATTCATCGGCATCTGAATATAATGCTTCAAGCAGGCTTCATTATGG GTACAATGAGATGTCAAATAGTGGAGAAGCTGTTGGAATAAATGAGGAACAAGAGGACTTGTCCTGTCAACCTCTCCTTGCTAACAATATAGAGACCATTTTCTCGAACTTTCCTTGCAGCTTCACTGAGCAACCGAACAGTTGCGCGAATGACAATGGAAAAG GTGCTGAAGGACAACTAAAATTGACGGAGGAAGCTGATCTGAAGTCTTTGGTAgag AAATACTCGGCTGATGCTTCTTTTTATG ATATGTTACTCAAGCTCGACAAAGTTATCGATCATTTGGGTGGAGACTTGGCACTCAGCTAA
- the LOC109709967 gene encoding protein POOR HOMOLOGOUS SYNAPSIS 1-like isoform X1, with product MARASAATHARSGAAAAAHWEVEYARFFNFPRRSPSSSAAAALLRPLRKKKLRSGGTWIAAASAASLRLVARRPASVAVLSVSIGDDVIEEHFVSNLHFSWPQVSRDTQCPIRGSRVVLLSYRDSSNEIQKFAMRFLTGSSAETFVNCVKECSRDTMDILLPGSDFVGDDSSASEYNASSRLHYGYNEMSNSGEAVGINEEQEDLSCQPLLANNIETIFSNFPCSFTEQPNSCANDNGKGAEGQLKLTEEADLKSLVEKYSADASFYDMLLKLDKVIDHLGGDLALS from the exons ATGGCCCGAGCATCGGCGGCTACGCATGCTCGctccggcgcggcggcggcggcgcactgGGAGGTGGAGTACGCGCGCTTCTTCAACTTCCCTCGCCGgagcccctcctcctccgccgccgccgctctacTCCGACcgctgaggaagaagaagctccGATCGGGGGGCACGTggatcgccgccgcctccgccgcctcgctccGCCTCGTCGCGCGCCGACCCGCCTCCGTCGCCGTCCTCTCCGTCTCCATCGGCGACGACGTCATC GAAGAGCACTTTGTGTCGAATCTCCACTTCTCGTGGCCGCAGGTGTCGCGCGACACCCAATGCCCGATCAGAGGGAGCAGAGTGGTGTTGCTCAGCTACAGGGATAGCTCAAACGAG ATTCAGAAGTTTGCCATGCGGTTTCTCACAGGTTCTAGTGCAGAAACTTTCGTAAATTGTGTGAAG GAGTGCTCGAGGGATACAATGGACATATTACTTCCTGGAAGTGATTTTGTTGGTGATGATTCATCGGCATCTGAATATAATGCTTCAAGCAGGCTTCATTATGG GTACAATGAGATGTCAAATAGTGGAGAAGCTGTTGGAATAAATGAGGAACAAGAGGACTTGTCCTGTCAACCTCTCCTTGCTAACAATATAGAGACCATTTTCTCGAACTTTCCTTGCAGCTTCACTGAGCAACCGAACAGTTGCGCGAATGACAATGGAAAAG GTGCTGAAGGACAACTAAAATTGACGGAGGAAGCTGATCTGAAGTCTTTGGTAgag AAATACTCGGCTGATGCTTCTTTTTATG ATATGTTACTCAAGCTCGACAAAGTTATCGATCATTTGGGTGGAGACTTGGCACTCAGCTAA
- the LOC109711112 gene encoding mitogen-activated protein kinase kinase 3, with the protein MAGLEELKKKLEPLFDAEKGLSIGMSLDPGDSYMVSDSGTVNLLSRSCGVYNINELGLQKRSAGITEVTDTDEKTYRCASHEMHVFGAIGCGASSVVQRAISLPVHRVLALKRINVYEKEKRQQILNEIRTLCEAACYSGLVEFHGAFYAPDSGHISIALEYMDGGSLADVLRVKKFIPEPTLSFLVKRLLEGINYLHTVRHLVHRDIKPANLLLNLKGEPKITDFGVSAGLENSIAMCATFVGTVTYMSPERIRNEAYFYPADIWSLGLAIFECGTGEFPYKANEGPANLMLQILYDPSPTPPRDFSSEFCSFIDACLQKDPDARPTAEQLLSHPFIKKYENSDVDLSAYVKSVVDPTQRLKDIADMLAVHYYLLFDGSDGLWHHMRTFYTEHSTFSFSGKSYTGDNDIFSILSDVRRKLAGNHPCEKLIHVVEKLHCRAHGQDGIMIRASGSFILGSHFLICGDGVQAEGMPNMQDIPFDIASRRVGTFHEQFCIVPGTTIGCYVIDKQELYIQQA; encoded by the exons ATGGCTGGGCTTGAGGAGCTAAAGAAGAAGTTAGAGCCCTTATTTGATGCTGAAAAGGGTCTCTCAATCGGAATGTCACTTGATCCTGGTGATTCATATATG GTATCAGATAGTGGAACTGTCAATTTATTAAGCAGATCATGTGGGGTGTACAACATTAATGAGCTTGGCCTCCAAAAACGATCAGCTGGTATAACAGAAGTAACAGACACTGATGAGAAGACATATCGTTGTGCTTCTCATGAAATGCATGTGTTTGGTGCCATTGGTTGTGGAGCGAGCAGTGTCGTTCAACGAGCTATTTCTCTACCTGTTCATCGTGTCTTGGCCTTAAAGAGAATAAATGTATATGAGAAG gagaaaaggcAACAGATTCTCAACGAGATAAGGACACTATGTGAGGCAGCTTGCTATTCTGGTTTAGTTGAATTTCATGGGGCGTTCTATGCACCTGACTCGGGACACATAAGCATCGCTCTCGAGTACATGGATGGAGGTTCTTTAGCAGATGTTCTCCGAGTTAAAAAGTTCATACCTGAGCCTACTCTTTCGTTTTTAGTCAAGAGGCTGTTGGAA GGCATCAATTACTTGCATACGGTGAGACATCTAGTACATAGAGACATAAAGCCGGCAAATTTGCTTCTAAATCTCAAGGGTGAGCCTAAGATTACTGACTTCGGCGTAAGCGCAGGATTAGAGAATTCAATTGCTATG TGTGCTACCTTTGTTGGGACTGTCACGTACATGTCGCCTGAGAGGATTCGAAATGAGGCCTACTTTTACCCTGCTGATATTTGGAGCCTTGGATTAGCCATTTTTGAATGTGGTACTGGAGAGTTTCCATACAAGGCAAATGAAGGACCTGCAAATCTCATGCTCCAG ATATTGTATGATCCATCACCAACACCTCCAAGAGACTTTTCATCGGAGTTCTGCTCATTCATTGATGCTTGCTTGCAGAAAGATCCTGATGCAAGGCCAACAGCTGAGCAG CTTTTATCTCATCCATTCATCAAGAAGTATGAGAACTCCGACGTGGATTTGTCTGCATATGTTAAAAGTGTTGTTGATCCAACACAGAGACTAAAAGATATAGCAGAT ATGCTGGCTGTACACTACTATTTGCTTTTTGATGGTTCTGATGGGCTTTGGCATCACATGAGGACATTTTACACAGAACATTCAACCTTCAG CTTCTCGGGAAAATCGTACACTGGTGACAACGACATATTTTCAATTCTATCCGACGTAAGGCGGAAATTAGCAGGCAACCATCCATGTGAGAAACTCATACACGTAGTTGAGAAGCTTCACTGTCGCGCGCATGGCCAGGACGGCATCATGATTCGTGCGTCCGGATCGTTCATCCTGGGGTCCCACTTTCTCATATGCGGCGATGGTGTTCAAGCCGAAGGAATGCCCAATATGCAAGACATTCCCTTTGATATAGCAAGTCGACGAGTCGGCACTTTCCATGAGCAGTTCTGCATTGTGCCGGGGACTACTATCGGATGTTACGTCATAGATAAGCAGGAATTGTACATTCAACAAGCATGA
- the LOC109710297 gene encoding trans-2-enoyl-CoA reductase, mitochondrial-like, whose translation MGPQLNFPPPFLSLVFRSASSLGFSISDFRFRREEEGREMYTLRRCPLLLRHQNPNLFFTGTTIRAFSSSSSDPSSLKRSAASLLDSLSLKQGQTLVQNCGDSDIGKIVVELAKERKLQTISIVGDKPGTPDIIEELKALGGDIVVPESYTKTWYMKRLVREMSPSVGINYSDGYQATAVGKAVADGGTLVSYKKQLPKHVVYDGATRKAIEWDAFTKEKKLKVLNL comes from the exons ATGGGCCCACAACTCAATTTTCCTCCCCCATTTCTCTCGCTCGTTTTCCGCTCCGCCTCGTCGCTTGGATTTTCGATTTCCGATTTTCGATTTCGCAGGGAAGAGGAAGGGCGAGAGATGTACACGCTCCGGAGATGCCCTCTTCTCCTTCGCcaccaaaaccctaatctcTTCTTCACGGGGACGACGATCCGGgccttctcttcctcctcctcggaTCCCTCCTCTCTCAAGAGATCCGCCGCATCCCTCCTcgattctctctccctcaagcaAG GTCAAACATTGGTGCAGAATTGCGGAGATAGCGATATCGGAAAAATTGTAGTCGAATTGGCGAAGGAACGCAAGCTTCAGACTATCAGCATAGTCGGCGACAAACCTGGTACTCCTGATATAATTGAAGAGCTGAAGGCCCTTGGCGGGGATATTGTTGTCCCGGAAAGTTACACGAAGACATG GTACATGAAGCGTCTAGTGAGGGAAATGAGCCCTTCAGTGGGTATAAACTATAGTGATGGTTACCAGGCCACTGCTGTTGGCAAGGCGGTGGCAGACGGAGGAACTTTGGTTTCCTACAAGAAGCAGCTCCCAAAGCATGTCGTTTATGATGGAGCCACTCGCAAAGCTATTGAATGGGATGCATTcacaaaggagaagaagcttaAAGTTCTAAACCTTTAG
- the LOC109711114 gene encoding uncharacterized protein LOC109711114 isoform X2 encodes MSQQSVSALNSADMRKMKEQLDVIIGLVKDRLAKDCEMKEQLDVIIGLVKDWLAKDQEKRLSVIEQQAKGREAFKNRVKLIQMMKEWNLEFVGTCDPMKAEDWIMGMEKHFSLFGTTDEDKVTIAAFMLNDGAHYWWESVESSHRETAGPITWETFKNAFYDRYSPWSLRLQKEREFRDLKQGDRSVAEYELEFSRLARFAPQRVMNEYSRASRFLQGLRPEIRFRVYALNPKTLLEASRKALLVESAYIECEQEEEVQASNKQKNRKRGRYNNSHFGGWQNNRTPQM; translated from the coding sequence ATGTCGCAGCAATCGGTGAGTGCCCTAAATTCTGCGGACATGCGCAAGATGAAAGAACAGTTGGATGTGATTATAGGGCTTGTTAAGGACCGGCTTGCTAAGGACTGCGAGATGAAAGAACAGTTGGATGTGATTATAGGGCTCGTTAAGGACTGGCTTGCTAAGGACCAGGAAAAGAGATTATCGGTAATAGAGCAGCAGGCGAAAGGACGAGAAGCCTTTAAGAATAGGGTTAAACTTATTCAGATGATGAAGGAATGGAATCTCGAGTTTGTCGGAACTTGTGATCCCATGAAAGCCGAAGATTGGATCATGGGGATGGAGAAGCACTTTTCTCTGTTCGGGACGACCGACGAGGATAAAGTAACAATCGCTGCTTTTATGCTCAATGATGGAGCGCATTATTGGTGGGAGTCCGTGGAGTCCTCGCACCGTGAAACCGCTGGCCCCATCACCTGGGAGACCTTTAAAAACGCCTTTTACGATAGATACTCACCGTGGAGTCTTCGTTTACAGAAGGAGAGGGAGTTCAGGGACCTTAAGCAGGGGGATCGGAGTGTGGCAGAGTACGAGCTGGAGTTCTCTCGCTTGGCTCGCTTTGCTCCTCAACGAGTAATGAATGAATATAGTCGTGCTTCGAGGTTTTTGCAAGGGTTGAGACCTGAGATCCGGTTTCGAGTTTATGCTCTCAATCCAAAGACGCTCCTAGAAGCATCGCGCAAGGCCTTGCTTGTCGAGTCCGCATATATCGAGTGTGAGCAGGAGGAAGAAGTTCAAGCatccaacaagcaaaagaacAGGAAGAGAGGCAGGTATAACAATTCTCACTTTGGTGGATGGCAAAACAATAGGACGCCGCAAATGTGA
- the LOC109709937 gene encoding uncharacterized protein LOC109709937 produces the protein MGEQSFLDRMISHLRSTSKYYTGYPKDRGPSRIIPFTSERQFVQLLHEGRPVVVAFTIKCPYTKHLDEVLEDAAAEFYPQIKFIRVECPKYPGFCITRQKNEYPFIEIFHSPEQAANQGRTVDLNITKYSVKVLPFNYDQSVYGFREFFKRHGISYSQAN, from the exons ATGGGGGAGCAGTCATTTCTTGATCGAATGATCTCCCATCTCCGATCTACCAGCAA GTATTACACTGGATACCCTAAGGATAGAGGGCCATCTCGGATTATTCCTTTCACGTCAGAGCGTCAGTTTGTTCAGTTACTGCACGAAGGTCGCCCTGTGGTCGTTGCATTTACCATAAA GTGTCCCTATACAAAGCATCTTGACGAAGTGTTGGAGGATGCTGCTGCTGAGTTTTATCCGCAGATAAAGTTCATTCGC GTTGAATGTCCAAAATATCCCGGATTTTGCATAACAAGGCAAAAGAATGAATACCCATTCATTGAAATATTTCACAGTCCCGAGCAG GCAGCTAATCAAGGGCGGACAGTGGATCTTAACATAACAAAATACTCAGTCAAGGTGTTGCCT TTCAACTACGACCAGAGTGTATACGGTTTCCGTGAATTTTTCAAGAGGCATGGGATCAGCTACTCTCAGGCCAACTGA
- the LOC109710076 gene encoding uncharacterized protein LOC109710076, with product MVEGRWLPRHCNCRFSTAMATIQLVIGVFVILISIASLHHFYSTPNSLLLRSSDSTACRRFHTLSDLGAGAGDGDDDNGRGGYTDFDLRALSDRVDDVASQLHDLQSKLESTVQNLHKSTKKPTKSPKLLAENMTLAAFKMFLEEEVIQPLYSAHVALRLIRIPRPQSNSNSNSNSNSDSDPLPPPDPLVNFFTTEEIRKYVSSKGNRDGKLSVFGTNATYNTIGHACVRLRKQLEQYMNYDIGSYCNDDWDLGQKLMLAGCDPLPRRRCLARASKLYKAPLPINASLWTTPDDGNVRWSKYKCRGFRCLSSRNPKRGFSKCAGCFELEKEKLKWVETASLAEFSIADVLNVKPGETRIGLDVSVGTGSFAARMREFNVTIVSTALNIGAPFSETIALRGLIPLYVTLSQRLPFFDNTMDLIHTGVFLDGWIDLQLMDFVLFDWDRILRPGGLLWIDKFFCSRKDLDDFMYMFLQFRYKKHKWVVAFKSKDEVYLSALLEKPPRSL from the coding sequence atggTGGAGGGGCGATGGTTGCCGCGGCACTGCAACTGCAGGTTCTCCACGGCCATGGCGACGATCCAGCTCGTGATCGGCGTCTTCGTCATCCTCATCAGCATCGCGAGCCTCCACCACTTCTACTCCACCCCCaactccctcctcctccgctcctcCGACTCCACCGCGTGTCGCCGCTTCCACACCCTCTCCGAcctcggcgccggcgccggcgacggcgacgacgacaaTGGCCGCGGCGGCTACACCGATTTCGACCTCCGAGCCCTCTCCGATCGCGTCGACGACGTCGCCTCCCAGCTCCACGATCTCCAATCCAAGCTCGAATCCACCGTCCAAAATCTCCACAAATCCACCAAGAAACCCACCAAATCCCCCAAACTCCTCGCCGAGAACATGACCCTCGCCGCGTTCAAGATGTTTCTAGAGGAGGAAGTGATCCAACCCCTCTACAGCGCACACGTCGCCCTGCGCCTGATTCGAATTCCCCGCCCCCAATCCAATTCAaattccaattccaattccaattccgattccgatcCGCTGCCGCCGCCCGATCCCCTGGTCAATTTCTTCACCACCGAGGAGATCCGCAAGTACGTCTCCTCCAAGGGCAACCGCGACGGCAAGCTCAGCGTCTTCGGCACCAACGCCACCTACAACACCATCGGCCACGCCTGCGTCCGCCTCCGCAAACAGCTCGAGCAGTACATGAACTATGACATCGGGTCTTATTGCAACGACGACTGGGATTTGGGCCAGAAGCTGATGCTCGCGGGCTGCGACCCGCTGCCGCGGCGCCGCTGCCTCGCCCGCGCTTCCAAGCTCTACAAGGCGCCGCTGCCGATCAACGCATCGCTTTGGACCACTCCCGACGACGGCAACGTGCGGTGGAGCAAGTACAAGTGCCGCGGGTTTAGATGCTTGTCGAGCAGGAACCCGAAACGGGGCTTCTCGAAGTGCGCCGGATGCTTCGAGCTGGAGAAGGAGAAGCTGAAATGGGTCGAGACCGCTTCTCTCGCCGAATTCTCGATCGCCGACGTGCTCAATGTGAAGCCCGGAGAGACACGGATCGGGCTCGACGTCAGCGTCGGCACGGGGAGCTTCGCGGCGCGGATGCGGGAGTTCAACGTGACCATCGTGTCGACCGCGCTGAACATCGGGGCGCCGTTCAGCGAGACGATCGCTCTGCGAGGGCTGATCCCGTTGTACGTCACGCTGAGCCAGCGATTGCCGTTCTTCGACAACACCATGGATCTGATCCACACGGGCGTGTTCCTCGACGGCTGGATCGATCTGCAGCTGATGGATTTCGTACTGTTCGATTGGGATCGGATTTTGAGGCCCGGGGGTTTGCTTTGGATCGACAAGTTCTTCTGCAGCAGGAAGGATTTGGACGATTTCATGTACATGTTCTTGCAGTTCAGGTACAAGAAGCACAAGTGGGTGGTCGCGTTCAAGTCCAAGGATGAGGTATATCTTTCGGCGCTGTTGGAGAAGCCTCCTAGATCTCTATAG
- the LOC109711113 gene encoding peroxidase 5-like — protein MNKDVLTVLVFLLVVVVVRHATASAELRETASRLRVGYYNSTCPKAEEIVREAVTARHAVDPTIAAGLIRLYFHDCFVRGCDASILLDETPSGDPVEKSSSANGFTLRGLDVIDAAKSALESACPATVSCADVLAFAARDAAALAGLRRYAVPAGRRDGVVSLASDVPSGLPSPVYSVDNMAALFARKGFSPAEMVVLAGAHSVGGAHCVAFSNRLYNFSATAEQDPAMDATYAAHLRTLCPLPATLADVAKQLKVDFDPRTATTLDTSYYVGLQTGRGLLASDQALMRDRRARAIVQRMAQDPRKWARKFAKAMVKLGEVEVLVGDEEGQIRTDCRFVNADTDIPFFGIPGGIL, from the exons ATGAACAAGGACGTGCTAACTGTGCTCGTCTTTCTccttgtcgtcgtcgtcgtacGGCACGCGACTGCGTCGGCGGAGTTGCGCGAGACGGCATCGCGGCTCAGGGTGGGGTATTACAACTCCACCTGCCCGAAGGCCGAGGAAATCGTGCGCGAGGCGGTCACGGCCCGCCACGCCGTCGACCCCACCATCGCCGCCGGCCTCATCCGCCTCTATTTCCACGATTGCTTCGTCCGG GGATGCGACGCCTCGATCCTGCTGGACGAGACCCCCTCCGGCGACCCCGTCGAGAAGAGCTCCTCGGCGAACGGCTTCACCCTCCGCGGCCTCGACGTGATCGACGCCGCGAAATCCGCCCTCGAGTCCGCTTGCCCGGCCACCGTCTCCTGCGCCGACGTCCTCGCCTTCGCCGCCCGCGACGCCGCCGCACTCGCCGGCCTCCGCCGCTACGCCgtccccgccggccgccgcgaCGGGGTCGTCTCCCTTGCCTCCGACGTCCCCTCGGGGCTCCCATCCCCCGTGTACTCCGTCGACAACATGGCGGCGCTGTTCGCGCGCAAGGGGTTCTCCCCGGCCGAGATGGTGGTGCTCGCCGGGGCCCACTCCGTCGGCGGGGCCCACTGCGTCGCGTTCAGCAATAGGCTGTACAACTTCTCCGCGACGGCGGAGCAGGATCCGGCGATGGACGCCACCTACGCCGCGCATCTGCGCACGCTCTGCCCCCTCCCCGCCACCCTCGCCGACGTCGCAAAG CAACTGAAGGTGGACTTCGACCCGAGGACGGCGACGACGCTGGACACGTCGTACTACGTGGGGCTGCAGACGGGGCGGGGACTGCTGGCGTCGGATCAGGCGCTGATGAGGGACCGGCGGGCGCGGGCGATCGTCCAGCGGATGGCGCAGGACCCGCGCAAGTGGGCGAGGAAGTTCGCAAAGGCGATGGTGAAGCTCGGCGAGGTCGAGGTGCTCGTCGGTGACGAGGAGGGCCAGATCCGGACCGACTGCAGGTTCGTCAACGCGGACACGGATATCCCGTTCTTCGGCATCCCCGGCGGCATCCTTTGA
- the LOC109711114 gene encoding uncharacterized protein LOC109711114 isoform X1 produces the protein MKLRSGSKIDGNVGGGGRGGSSKEEISPNPEQSVSALNSADMRKMKEQLDVIIGLVKDRLAKDCEMKEQLDVIIGLVKDWLAKDQEKRLSVIEQQAKGREAFKNRVKLIQMMKEWNLEFVGTCDPMKAEDWIMGMEKHFSLFGTTDEDKVTIAAFMLNDGAHYWWESVESSHRETAGPITWETFKNAFYDRYSPWSLRLQKEREFRDLKQGDRSVAEYELEFSRLARFAPQRVMNEYSRASRFLQGLRPEIRFRVYALNPKTLLEASRKALLVESAYIECEQEEEVQASNKQKNRKRGRYNNSHFGGWQNNRTPQM, from the exons atgaagttgcgaTCGGGTTCAAAGATCGATGGAAACGTAGGAGgagggggaagaggaggaagtaGCAAGGAGGAGATAAGCCCTAATCCAGAA CAATCGGTGAGTGCCCTAAATTCTGCGGACATGCGCAAGATGAAAGAACAGTTGGATGTGATTATAGGGCTTGTTAAGGACCGGCTTGCTAAGGACTGCGAGATGAAAGAACAGTTGGATGTGATTATAGGGCTCGTTAAGGACTGGCTTGCTAAGGACCAGGAAAAGAGATTATCGGTAATAGAGCAGCAGGCGAAAGGACGAGAAGCCTTTAAGAATAGGGTTAAACTTATTCAGATGATGAAGGAATGGAATCTCGAGTTTGTCGGAACTTGTGATCCCATGAAAGCCGAAGATTGGATCATGGGGATGGAGAAGCACTTTTCTCTGTTCGGGACGACCGACGAGGATAAAGTAACAATCGCTGCTTTTATGCTCAATGATGGAGCGCATTATTGGTGGGAGTCCGTGGAGTCCTCGCACCGTGAAACCGCTGGCCCCATCACCTGGGAGACCTTTAAAAACGCCTTTTACGATAGATACTCACCGTGGAGTCTTCGTTTACAGAAGGAGAGGGAGTTCAGGGACCTTAAGCAGGGGGATCGGAGTGTGGCAGAGTACGAGCTGGAGTTCTCTCGCTTGGCTCGCTTTGCTCCTCAACGAGTAATGAATGAATATAGTCGTGCTTCGAGGTTTTTGCAAGGGTTGAGACCTGAGATCCGGTTTCGAGTTTATGCTCTCAATCCAAAGACGCTCCTAGAAGCATCGCGCAAGGCCTTGCTTGTCGAGTCCGCATATATCGAGTGTGAGCAGGAGGAAGAAGTTCAAGCatccaacaagcaaaagaacAGGAAGAGAGGCAGGTATAACAATTCTCACTTTGGTGGATGGCAAAACAATAGGACGCCGCAAATGTGA